One window from the genome of Pseudomonas frederiksbergensis encodes:
- a CDS encoding cytochrome b: MPWKNSTNRYSTVTVTLHWLMLVLLAVVYACIEFRGIFPKGSDGRTLIKEAHFMLGLTVFVLVWLRLFARSMGKAPAIFPASPAWQTFLARLMHWALYLFMVAMPLLGWLITSAEGHQVMFYGFDLPLLVEPDKAFAEQLEGWHVLGGTVGYWLIGLHALAGLYHHYVVRDNTLLRMLPKRG, from the coding sequence ATGCCCTGGAAAAATTCCACAAACCGCTACAGTACCGTCACGGTCACCTTGCACTGGTTGATGCTGGTGCTGCTGGCCGTGGTTTATGCCTGCATTGAGTTCCGGGGGATTTTCCCCAAGGGCAGCGACGGTCGAACGTTGATCAAGGAAGCGCACTTCATGCTTGGCCTGACCGTGTTCGTGCTGGTCTGGCTGCGCCTGTTCGCCCGAAGCATGGGCAAGGCACCCGCAATCTTTCCGGCATCTCCCGCCTGGCAAACCTTCCTGGCGCGCCTGATGCACTGGGCGTTGTACCTGTTCATGGTTGCCATGCCACTGCTGGGTTGGCTGATCACCAGCGCCGAAGGGCATCAGGTGATGTTCTACGGTTTTGACTTACCGTTGCTTGTCGAGCCGGACAAGGCGTTTGCCGAGCAACTGGAAGGCTGGCATGTGCTTGGCGGCACCGTCGGCTATTGGTTGATTGGCCTGCATGCGTTGGCCGGGCTGTATCACCATTATGTGGTGCGCGATAACACGTTGCTGCGGATGCTGCCCAAGCGCGGTTGA
- a CDS encoding 1-aminocyclopropane-1-carboxylate deaminase/D-cysteine desulfhydrase codes for MLLPALDWHPQPRLERLHLDWLAHASVEVAVLRLDRIDPLISGNKWFKLLHHLLAAHQAGAAGVMSLGGAYSNHLHALAAAGKRFGFPTVGLLRGHPRETPTVLDLKAFGMTLHWLGYEGYRRRHDANFWTPWQSQYPGFWPVPEGGAGLPGAQGCMTWASCARDQLAALGWEDYHGWWLACGTGTSLAGLVLAEAGKRPVHGVLAVPEGHGVRQNVESIVSAAGLADPHYELFDGSRGGFGRVDSDLAAFIETTQAIELEPLYTGKALMLLKARVEAGAIEPGTRLIFVHTGGLQGRRGLE; via the coding sequence ATGCTTCTTCCCGCCCTAGACTGGCATCCCCAACCTCGCCTCGAACGCCTTCACTTGGACTGGCTCGCCCACGCCAGCGTCGAAGTGGCGGTCTTGCGCCTGGACCGGATCGATCCGCTGATCAGCGGCAACAAATGGTTCAAGCTGCTTCACCACCTGCTCGCTGCCCATCAGGCCGGTGCGGCAGGTGTGATGAGCCTGGGCGGCGCTTATTCCAATCATTTGCACGCGCTGGCCGCTGCGGGCAAGCGCTTCGGTTTTCCAACGGTGGGGTTGTTGCGGGGCCATCCTCGGGAAACGCCGACGGTACTGGACCTGAAAGCGTTCGGCATGACGCTGCACTGGTTGGGTTACGAAGGATACCGCAGGCGTCATGACGCAAACTTCTGGACGCCTTGGCAGTCGCAATACCCTGGCTTCTGGCCCGTGCCGGAAGGCGGTGCGGGACTTCCGGGTGCACAAGGCTGCATGACCTGGGCGAGCTGTGCACGTGACCAACTGGCGGCGTTGGGCTGGGAGGACTATCACGGCTGGTGGCTGGCCTGCGGCACCGGAACGTCGCTCGCGGGCCTGGTGCTGGCTGAAGCAGGCAAACGCCCGGTGCATGGCGTCCTGGCGGTGCCCGAAGGCCATGGCGTCAGGCAGAACGTCGAAAGCATCGTAAGTGCAGCGGGCCTTGCCGATCCGCATTATGAGCTGTTTGATGGCAGCCGTGGTGGCTTCGGCCGGGTTGACAGTGATCTCGCCGCGTTCATCGAAACCACCCAGGCCATCGAACTGGAGCCGCTCTACACCGGCAAGGCGCTGATGTTGCTCAAGGCTCGCGTCGAGGCCGGTGCGATCGAGCCGGGCACTCGCTTGATCTTCGTTCACACCGGCGGTTTGCAGGGCCGCCGGGGACTTGAGTAA
- a CDS encoding FAD-dependent oxidoreductase has protein sequence MTAPHYPHLLAPLDLGFTTLRNRTLMGSMHTGLEEKPGGFERMAAYFAERARGGVGLMVTGGIGPNDEGGVYSGAAKLTTEEEALKHQIVTRAVHEAGGKICMQILHAGRYAYSPKQVAPSAIQAPINPFKPKELDEEGIEKQISDFVTCSVLARKAEYDGVEIMGSEGYFINQFLAAHTNHRTDRWGGSYENRMRLPVEIVRRVREAVGPNFIIIFRLSMLDLVEGGSTWEEIVQLAKAIEQAGATIINTGIGWHEARIPTIATKVPRAAFSKVTAKLRGSVSIPLITTNRINTPEVAEQILAEGDADMVSMARPFLADPDFVNKAAAGRADEINTCIGCNQACLDHTFGGKLTSCLVNPRACHETELNYLPVTHVKKIAVVGAGPAGLSAATVAAERGHQVTLFDSASEIGGQFNIAKRVPGKEEFFETLRYFKRKLQTTHVELCLDTRVDVAQLVAGGFDEIILATGIAPRVPAIPGVEHPKVLSYLDVILERKPVGRSVAVIGAGGIGFDVSEFLVHQGVATSQDREAFWKEWGIDTHLQARGGVAGIKAQPHAPARQVFLLQRKKSKVGDGLGKTTGWIHRTGLKNKQVQMLNSVEYLKIDDQGLHIRIGETGEPQVLAVDNVVICAGQDPLRELQDGLEAAGQTVHLIGGADVAAELDAKRAINQGSRLAAQL, from the coding sequence ATGACCGCCCCTCATTACCCGCATTTGCTGGCCCCGCTGGACCTGGGCTTTACCACGCTGCGCAACCGTACCCTGATGGGGTCGATGCACACCGGCCTGGAAGAAAAGCCCGGTGGCTTCGAGCGCATGGCGGCCTATTTTGCCGAGCGCGCCCGGGGCGGCGTGGGCTTGATGGTAACCGGCGGGATCGGCCCTAACGACGAGGGTGGCGTTTATTCCGGTGCGGCCAAGCTGACCACGGAGGAAGAAGCGCTCAAGCACCAGATCGTGACGCGCGCGGTGCATGAGGCGGGCGGCAAGATCTGCATGCAGATTCTCCATGCCGGCCGCTATGCCTACAGCCCCAAGCAGGTGGCGCCGAGCGCGATCCAGGCGCCGATCAACCCGTTCAAGCCAAAAGAGCTTGACGAAGAGGGCATCGAAAAGCAGATCAGTGATTTTGTCACCTGTTCGGTACTGGCCCGGAAGGCTGAGTACGACGGTGTCGAGATCATGGGCTCGGAAGGCTATTTCATTAACCAGTTCCTGGCGGCCCACACCAACCACCGTACCGACCGCTGGGGCGGCAGCTACGAAAACCGCATGCGCCTGCCAGTGGAAATCGTGCGTCGCGTACGCGAGGCGGTCGGCCCGAATTTCATCATTATTTTCCGTCTGTCGATGCTCGATCTCGTGGAAGGGGGCAGCACCTGGGAAGAGATCGTCCAGTTGGCCAAGGCCATCGAGCAGGCCGGCGCGACAATCATCAACACGGGCATCGGTTGGCATGAAGCGCGTATTCCCACCATCGCCACCAAGGTGCCGAGGGCGGCGTTCAGTAAAGTCACCGCCAAGCTGCGTGGTTCGGTGAGCATTCCGCTGATCACCACCAACCGCATCAATACGCCCGAGGTCGCCGAGCAAATCCTGGCCGAGGGCGACGCCGACATGGTATCCATGGCACGGCCCTTCCTCGCGGACCCGGATTTCGTCAACAAGGCTGCCGCTGGCCGGGCGGACGAAATCAATACGTGCATCGGCTGCAACCAGGCCTGCCTGGACCATACGTTCGGCGGCAAGCTCACCAGTTGCCTGGTGAACCCGCGGGCGTGCCATGAGACTGAACTCAACTACCTGCCCGTGACCCACGTGAAAAAAATCGCCGTGGTCGGCGCCGGCCCAGCCGGGTTGTCTGCCGCCACCGTAGCGGCCGAGCGCGGCCATCAGGTGACGCTGTTCGATTCGGCCAGTGAAATTGGCGGGCAGTTCAACATTGCCAAGCGTGTGCCCGGCAAGGAAGAGTTCTTCGAAACACTGCGTTATTTCAAGCGCAAGTTGCAGACCACCCACGTCGAGTTGTGTCTCGACACCCGGGTCGACGTGGCGCAACTGGTGGCTGGCGGTTTCGACGAGATCATCCTGGCCACCGGCATCGCGCCGCGTGTCCCGGCGATTCCAGGTGTGGAGCACCCGAAGGTGTTGAGCTACCTGGACGTGATTCTCGAGCGTAAACCGGTTGGCCGTAGCGTTGCGGTGATTGGGGCCGGCGGGATCGGCTTTGACGTGTCGGAGTTCCTCGTGCATCAGGGCGTTGCCACCAGCCAGGACCGCGAAGCGTTCTGGAAGGAGTGGGGTATCGATACGCACCTCCAGGCCCGCGGCGGCGTGGCCGGGATCAAGGCTCAACCCCATGCGCCGGCGCGGCAGGTGTTCCTGTTGCAGCGCAAGAAGTCCAAGGTCGGCGACGGCCTGGGCAAGACCACCGGTTGGATTCACCGCACGGGCCTGAAAAACAAGCAGGTGCAGATGCTCAACAGCGTCGAGTACCTGAAGATCGACGATCAGGGCCTGCACATTCGCATCGGCGAAACGGGCGAGCCGCAAGTGTTGGCGGTGGACAATGTGGTCATCTGCGCCGGCCAGGATCCGCTGCGCGAGTTGCAGGATGGCTTGGAAGCGGCTGGGCAAACGGTCCACCTCATCGGCGGTGCCGACGTGGCGGCGGAGCTGGATGCCAAGCGTGCGATCAACCAGGGTTCGCGGTTGGCGGCGCAGTTGTAA
- a CDS encoding carbon-nitrogen hydrolase family protein encodes MRKFLYLLLSLALMAAVITYALWTADRPVGHYLSDLRINVAVDQGTPADRGNLLGIQPELFPTDYQSPGRLRRKLAAYLQAARDQGLLNDKTIVVLPEHIGTWLMVSGEKDEVYQAATLKQAMHWLAVSNPLAFLRALAGAKGNSRLDDAYLRMKADAMAQDYQALFGGLAKEFGVTLVAGSIVLPEPSVSEGELTIGRGALYNSSLVFGRDGRPIGQPVRQRHPVFDQRDVLEAEETQAFVAIDTPAGRLGVLIGSDSWYPLHYRQLDEQHVQLIAVPAFVIGRDTWDKPWAGYKGLSTPSEVSLKPGEITEGQAWRRLTLTSQVPVSQAKGGVSVFLRGQFWDNGSTGQSFISHSGQQFPDGEARGARLLNLWL; translated from the coding sequence ATGCGCAAATTTCTGTACCTGCTCCTCTCACTGGCCTTGATGGCTGCCGTTATCACTTACGCGCTGTGGACGGCGGATCGTCCAGTCGGCCATTACCTGTCAGACCTGCGCATCAACGTGGCGGTCGACCAGGGTACGCCCGCCGATCGGGGCAACTTGCTCGGTATCCAGCCTGAGCTCTTTCCCACCGACTACCAAAGTCCTGGACGCCTGCGGCGCAAGTTGGCCGCCTATCTGCAGGCGGCGCGCGACCAAGGGCTTCTCAACGACAAAACCATCGTGGTCCTGCCTGAGCACATCGGGACCTGGCTGATGGTCAGCGGCGAAAAAGACGAGGTGTATCAAGCCGCCACGTTGAAACAAGCCATGCATTGGCTCGCCGTCAGCAATCCGTTGGCCTTTCTTCGTGCCTTGGCGGGCGCCAAGGGCAATAGCCGCCTGGACGATGCTTATCTGCGGATGAAAGCAGACGCCATGGCCCAGGATTACCAGGCGCTGTTCGGTGGCCTGGCGAAGGAGTTCGGCGTGACCCTGGTGGCCGGCTCCATCGTGCTGCCCGAGCCGAGCGTCAGCGAAGGTGAGCTGACGATCGGTCGCGGCGCGCTCTACAACAGCAGCCTGGTATTCGGCCGCGATGGCCGTCCGATCGGCCAACCCGTGCGTCAACGCCATCCAGTATTCGACCAGCGGGACGTGCTCGAGGCGGAAGAAACCCAGGCTTTCGTGGCCATAGACACACCCGCCGGTCGCCTGGGCGTGCTGATCGGCAGCGACAGTTGGTATCCGCTTCATTATCGGCAACTTGATGAGCAGCACGTGCAATTGATCGCCGTGCCTGCCTTTGTCATTGGCCGCGATACTTGGGACAAGCCCTGGGCAGGCTACAAAGGCCTGTCCACGCCAAGCGAAGTGAGCCTCAAGCCCGGCGAGATAACCGAAGGCCAGGCTTGGCGTCGCCTGACGTTGACCAGCCAGGTGCCGGTCAGCCAGGCCAAGGGTGGCGTCAGTGTGTTCTTGCGTGGCCAGTTCTGGGACAACGGCAGTACCGGCCAAAGCTTTATCAGCCATAGCGGCCAGCAGTTCCCCGATGGCGAAGCGCGTGGCGCCCGCCTGTTGAACCTCTGGCTGTGA
- a CDS encoding AraC family transcriptional regulator: MKPQPMRLGDLSVGFVHSLADAVASHGKDPQPLLEQYGLDTARLAEPGARLSIPRYMRLGHAAIQLTQDPALGLRMGQLSRLSQAGLAGVTAAQAPTVREAARCMIRFEPLYGSNYRGQSSFHEDARGAWLRFYSISPYNAYNRFVVDSILAGWLTQLSSVSERVLHAERIDIEFEEPAYGQAYQILGNCPIQFGAGQNQLRLGLESLAQRNPQHCPSTWRHLVQLCERELEQLTRTRTLRERIIQLLGPLLSGGREPGLEEVATRLKLPTWTLRRKLAQEGTQFRAILNDTRRDLAMTYIRDTELAFGEIAYLLGFASAEAFQRAFKRWNNQTPGDFRRSRKGT, encoded by the coding sequence ATCAAGCCCCAGCCGATGCGCCTGGGCGACCTGTCCGTGGGTTTCGTCCACAGCCTTGCCGACGCAGTGGCCAGCCATGGGAAGGATCCGCAGCCATTGCTCGAACAATACGGCCTCGACACGGCGCGCCTGGCCGAACCCGGGGCGCGCCTTTCGATTCCCCGCTACATGCGCCTGGGGCATGCCGCGATCCAATTGACACAAGACCCGGCCCTGGGACTGCGCATGGGGCAGCTCAGCCGCTTGAGCCAGGCCGGGCTCGCAGGTGTTACCGCCGCGCAGGCGCCGACCGTACGAGAAGCCGCGCGGTGCATGATCCGCTTCGAGCCCCTGTATGGTTCCAATTATCGTGGGCAATCGAGCTTCCATGAGGACGCCCGAGGCGCGTGGCTGCGGTTCTACTCCATCAGTCCCTATAACGCCTATAACCGCTTCGTCGTGGATTCGATTCTTGCTGGCTGGCTTACGCAGTTGTCCAGCGTGAGCGAAAGGGTGCTGCACGCCGAACGCATCGACATCGAATTCGAGGAGCCTGCCTATGGGCAGGCCTACCAGATACTGGGCAACTGCCCAATACAATTCGGTGCCGGGCAAAACCAGCTGCGCCTGGGCCTGGAAAGCCTCGCCCAGCGCAACCCGCAACACTGCCCCAGTACCTGGCGGCACTTGGTTCAATTATGCGAAAGGGAACTGGAACAACTGACTCGCACGCGCACCTTGCGTGAACGCATCATTCAATTGCTGGGGCCTCTGCTCAGCGGTGGTCGGGAACCAGGCCTTGAAGAAGTGGCGACGCGCCTGAAGCTGCCAACCTGGACGTTACGCCGCAAACTTGCGCAAGAAGGTACGCAATTCAGGGCGATCCTCAACGACACCCGTCGAGACTTGGCCATGACGTACATTCGCGACACGGAACTGGCATTCGGCGAAATCGCCTACTTGCTGGGGTTCGCCTCGGCGGAAGCCTTCCAACGCGCGTTCAAGCGCTGGAACAACCAGACGCCGGGGGATTTTCGCCGCAGCCGCAAGGGAACATGA
- a CDS encoding YebC/PmpR family DNA-binding transcriptional regulator — MGAQWKVKHKEAAANAKGKIFGKLVKEITIAARNGADVATNAHLRLVVEQAKKASMPRETLERAIKKGSGQLGETVQYHRVTYEGFAPHQVPLIVECVTDNINRTVAEIRVAFRKGQLGASGSVAWDFNHVGMIEAAPDSPDADPEMAAIEAGAQDFEPGEDGATLFITDPADLDAVQKALPEQGFTVLSAKLGYQPKNPVSGLTDEQMAEVEAFLEGLDNHDDVQDMFVGLAG; from the coding sequence ATGGGCGCACAGTGGAAGGTTAAACACAAAGAAGCGGCTGCCAACGCCAAGGGCAAGATCTTCGGCAAGCTGGTGAAGGAAATCACCATTGCGGCGCGAAACGGTGCCGATGTCGCCACCAACGCACACCTGCGGCTGGTGGTCGAGCAGGCTAAAAAGGCTTCGATGCCCCGCGAGACCCTGGAGCGTGCGATCAAGAAGGGTTCCGGCCAGCTTGGCGAAACCGTGCAATACCATCGTGTGACCTACGAAGGGTTCGCGCCCCATCAGGTGCCGCTGATCGTTGAGTGCGTGACCGACAACATCAACCGTACCGTGGCCGAGATTCGCGTTGCGTTCCGCAAGGGCCAACTCGGCGCGTCGGGTTCGGTAGCCTGGGACTTCAACCACGTGGGCATGATCGAAGCCGCCCCGGACAGCCCCGATGCTGATCCGGAAATGGCCGCCATCGAGGCCGGTGCCCAGGATTTCGAACCGGGCGAGGACGGCGCGACGTTGTTCATCACTGATCCTGCCGACCTTGATGCCGTGCAAAAGGCGTTGCCGGAACAGGGCTTTACCGTGTTGTCCGCCAAACTGGGCTATCAGCCGAAGAATCCGGTCAGCGGCCTGACCGACGAGCAGATGGCCGAAGTCGAGGCGTTCCTCGAAGGTCTCGACAACCACGACGACGTGCAGGACATGTTTGTCGGCCTGGCGGGTTAA
- a CDS encoding DUF2242 domain-containing protein: MFRSFHMRTVGLALLLTVAAGCSSKKTAIYEHENFDDSGTFSRTYPVTDVATCEAGRRALLSQGYIITSSDPKLVSGHKSFQQTGDTHMEISFNLVCAEDGGPGHRATMFANALQDRYALKKINNSASLGVGVLGSVSMPIGSSDDSMVKVASETVSAAKFYERFFALVELFLPPEAKKAVENVDKPKTELGVPEPKTEPAALAPVPAQAPAALQAPEPAPAPAPAAPVEQAAPAPAEPAPAASEPVAPPVEPAPIAPSEPESYAPSSTETITAPPASTLPAPTEPIQPLPAS; this comes from the coding sequence ATGTTCAGATCATTTCACATGCGCACCGTTGGGCTGGCATTGCTGCTGACTGTCGCAGCTGGCTGTTCTTCAAAGAAAACGGCCATTTACGAGCACGAGAACTTTGATGATTCCGGCACGTTCTCGCGAACCTATCCGGTGACTGACGTGGCGACCTGTGAAGCAGGGCGTCGGGCATTGCTCAGCCAGGGCTACATCATCACCAGCAGCGACCCCAAGCTGGTCAGCGGCCACAAGAGTTTCCAGCAGACTGGCGATACCCACATGGAGATCAGCTTCAACCTGGTCTGCGCCGAGGATGGTGGCCCGGGCCATCGCGCCACTATGTTCGCCAACGCCCTGCAGGACCGTTACGCCCTGAAGAAAATCAACAACTCCGCCAGCCTGGGCGTGGGCGTGTTGGGATCGGTCTCGATGCCGATCGGTTCATCGGACGATTCCATGGTCAAGGTGGCCAGCGAGACCGTTTCGGCGGCCAAGTTCTATGAGCGCTTCTTTGCGCTGGTGGAGCTGTTCCTGCCACCGGAAGCCAAGAAAGCCGTCGAAAACGTCGACAAGCCGAAAACCGAGCTTGGCGTGCCGGAACCCAAGACCGAACCGGCTGCCTTGGCTCCGGTCCCAGCCCAAGCCCCTGCGGCATTGCAAGCACCGGAGCCTGCGCCAGCCCCCGCGCCCGCCGCGCCGGTCGAGCAGGCTGCCCCGGCGCCGGCCGAACCTGCGCCCGCCGCATCGGAGCCGGTTGCGCCGCCCGTCGAGCCCGCGCCGATCGCACCGAGCGAGCCCGAGTCCTACGCGCCGTCTTCAACGGAAACCATCACTGCGCCGCCGGCCAGCACTTTGCCTGCGCCGACAGAACCGATCCAACCGCTTCCGGCCTCCTGA
- a CDS encoding leucine-rich repeat-containing protein kinase family protein — protein MHTLTQLQTGQLSGITRLKLSCGLTEFPQEIFDLADSLEILDLSGNLLDTLPADLNRLTRLRVLFCSDNRFVELPECLGRCSALTMVGFKANRIERVTGAALPPLLRWLILTDNCISQLPEELGRRPHLQKLMLAGNRLRQLPQSLAQCHRLELLRVSANQLAELPSWLLEMPSLSWLAYAGNPLEAEANAQALHVATPIDWSQLSLQQSLGEGASGVIHQALWQTPGQAGRDVAVKLYKGQMTSDGSPLHEMHACITAGKHPNLIEVLGQVNGHPEHQEGLVMALIGPDYRNLAGLPSLESCTRDVYPDELRLRADVAVRIAQGIARVAGHLHRRGLTHGDLYGHNILCNDQGDCLLGDFGAASFHAPVDDRQTRALQRIEVRAFGILLGELLARIEPASSIEDLSRLKDLEARCCQPDVLARPGFDEIEGLLH, from the coding sequence ATGCACACCCTCACCCAACTCCAAACCGGCCAACTGTCGGGCATTACCCGACTAAAGCTGTCATGCGGCCTGACGGAGTTTCCCCAGGAAATTTTCGATCTCGCGGACTCGCTGGAAATCCTCGACCTGAGCGGCAACCTGCTCGACACGCTGCCAGCGGATCTCAATCGCCTGACTCGCCTGCGAGTGTTGTTCTGTTCGGATAATCGCTTCGTCGAACTGCCTGAGTGCCTGGGCCGTTGCAGCGCATTGACCATGGTCGGCTTCAAGGCCAACCGCATCGAGCGCGTGACCGGCGCAGCCTTGCCACCCCTGTTGCGCTGGCTGATCCTGACCGATAACTGCATCAGCCAGTTGCCGGAGGAGCTGGGCCGGCGTCCCCACCTGCAAAAATTGATGCTGGCAGGCAACCGCCTGCGGCAGTTGCCGCAAAGCCTCGCACAGTGTCATCGCCTCGAATTGCTGCGTGTTTCCGCCAATCAACTGGCCGAGCTGCCGTCGTGGTTGTTGGAAATGCCGAGTCTCAGTTGGCTGGCCTACGCGGGTAACCCGTTGGAAGCTGAAGCCAATGCCCAGGCGCTGCATGTCGCCACACCGATCGACTGGTCCCAACTGAGCTTGCAACAGTCGTTGGGCGAAGGGGCATCGGGCGTGATCCACCAAGCGCTATGGCAAACGCCAGGCCAGGCCGGGCGCGACGTCGCGGTGAAGCTCTACAAAGGCCAAATGACCAGCGATGGCTCGCCGCTGCATGAAATGCATGCGTGCATCACCGCTGGCAAGCATCCGAACCTGATCGAGGTGTTGGGTCAGGTCAACGGTCACCCCGAGCACCAGGAAGGGTTGGTGATGGCCCTGATCGGCCCCGATTACCGCAACCTGGCCGGGCTGCCGAGCCTGGAATCCTGTACGCGTGACGTCTATCCCGACGAACTGCGCCTGCGCGCCGATGTGGCCGTGCGCATCGCCCAAGGCATTGCCCGTGTGGCGGGTCACCTGCATCGGCGAGGCCTGACCCATGGGGATCTGTATGGCCACAATATCCTCTGCAACGACCAGGGCGATTGTTTACTGGGGGATTTTGGCGCGGCGTCTTTCCATGCCCCGGTTGATGACCGGCAGACCCGCGCGTTGCAACGCATTGAAGTGCGCGCCTTCGGGATTTTGCTGGGGGAGTTGCTGGCGCGGATCGAACCGGCGTCCAGTATCGAGGATCTTTCACGATTGAAGGATCTGGAGGCGCGCTGCTGCCAGCCGGATGTACTGGCGCGGCCGGGGTTTGACGAGATAGAAGGTCTACTGCACTAG
- a CDS encoding type VI secretion system Vgr family protein, with the protein MRNDTEHPFSLTIIQSDMRLQVLRLNGQEALNQPYRFDLDLIGLMPPISPDVLLGQAAFLRLEGQAGIHGVVHSISLTAGAAHRVGYRVTLVPYLQQLEQGPRRQIFHRLSVVEILQNLLEDNALPAHSYRFELPNGQYPRRPFCIQYEESDLTLLQRLCEEEGIHYHFEHTPQGHVLVFAEDPKSFPLQSAGLLSHAEADKRGTITRLYQRHHSVPPGPPEGFRDRAVAEETNPTLPVPQDSTHERMRDDPAKTHRFQAGRRRLERLRYRKREIHGHTTSSAMRSGHIAQIDGHPVSTFNDQWLITEVRHRGRQFSILQRNLPDTPSAKHYRNRFCAIPWSSVYRPPIKHPKPCIPGYHLAYVLGPTGQAATPDDQGRIMVSLWRRDDEGIVLPVSRLATDNPPSWVGGSEVLVSFLDGDPDRPVLCARSLQPVPDNGGPVSTSPSTTGNNDVNLLFDWLLNPPDMTP; encoded by the coding sequence ATGCGCAACGACACGGAACACCCTTTCAGCTTGACGATCATCCAAAGCGATATGCGCTTGCAGGTCCTGAGGCTCAACGGCCAGGAAGCGCTCAATCAACCGTACCGCTTCGACCTCGACCTGATTGGCCTGATGCCGCCGATCAGCCCTGACGTTTTGCTCGGGCAAGCAGCCTTCCTACGCCTGGAAGGTCAGGCGGGCATACATGGCGTCGTGCACAGCATCAGCCTGACCGCGGGTGCTGCGCATCGCGTTGGTTATCGCGTGACGCTGGTTCCTTACCTCCAGCAGTTGGAACAAGGTCCGCGGCGGCAGATCTTTCATCGGCTCAGTGTCGTAGAGATCTTGCAGAACCTGCTGGAGGACAACGCACTGCCTGCCCATAGCTATCGCTTCGAACTGCCAAATGGGCAATATCCGCGTCGCCCGTTTTGCATCCAGTACGAAGAAAGCGACCTGACGCTGCTGCAGCGCTTATGCGAAGAGGAAGGCATTCACTACCATTTCGAACATACGCCCCAGGGCCATGTCCTGGTGTTTGCGGAGGACCCAAAGAGCTTTCCTTTACAGTCGGCTGGACTGCTCTCGCACGCAGAGGCGGATAAGCGCGGCACTATCACGCGGTTGTATCAACGCCATCACTCGGTCCCCCCTGGGCCGCCCGAAGGGTTTCGTGATCGGGCAGTGGCCGAGGAAACCAACCCCACGTTACCGGTCCCCCAGGATTCAACGCACGAAAGAATGCGTGACGACCCCGCGAAAACCCACCGTTTCCAGGCGGGCCGGCGGCGTCTCGAACGGTTGCGCTATCGAAAACGGGAGATCCACGGGCATACCACCTCCTCGGCCATGCGCAGCGGTCATATCGCACAGATCGATGGGCATCCGGTATCGACGTTCAATGATCAATGGCTGATTACAGAGGTCCGGCACCGTGGACGGCAATTCTCCATCCTGCAGAGGAACCTGCCGGACACACCATCGGCCAAGCATTACCGCAACCGGTTCTGCGCGATTCCCTGGTCTTCCGTGTACCGACCGCCCATCAAGCATCCCAAGCCATGCATACCCGGTTATCACCTCGCCTATGTGCTCGGCCCGACAGGTCAGGCTGCGACGCCCGACGACCAAGGTCGGATCATGGTCAGCCTCTGGCGTCGCGATGATGAAGGCATTGTGCTGCCCGTGTCGCGCCTTGCGACCGACAACCCACCTTCCTGGGTGGGCGGCAGCGAGGTACTGGTGAGCTTCCTTGACGGTGATCCCGACCGGCCGGTGTTGTGCGCCAGATCGCTCCAACCCGTCCCGGACAACGGCGGCCCCGTATCAACGTCCCCCTCGACGACGGGCAACAACGATGTGAACCTTCTATTCGACTGGCTCTTGAATCCACCGGACATGACGCCTTGA